GGCCAGCAACTCCCTGCCGTTCCAGGTCGGGATAACGATACTGACCGCGGAATTTTGCTTATTCCCGGGCATACGGGCTGCTTTCATTGTCGGGATCAGGTTCAGGTCCAGCCAATAATGCCCGGCCGGCTTGCATTGCGCAAGGCTGGTCAAACAAAAGCCCCTCTCCCGCCGAAGATGCGCGAGAGAGGGGCATGGATCAAGCTGGTTGCTTTCTTTCTGGTCAGTTGCAGCCTTGCAGGGACCCTCCGCCCTCGGTAGCCGGGTTGTCGTGGGCGACTTTGGCATACGCTTCGGCGCAGTTGAATTCCTTGAACGTCGGGGACTGCTCGTTATGGCAGCCCTTGCAGGTCTCCACTGTCGGGATTATCATCCCTGCCGCAACCGAGGCCTCCTGGTCCTTCATCACTTTCATCGGCGCATAGTCGGCGCCGGCCCCGTGGCAGGATTCGCAGGTCACGCCCTCTGTTTTGTCCCACTTGGCTTCTTTCCGGGCCGCGGGAGCATCGTAACCGGTGACGTGGCACTTAAGGCATTGGGCGGCTTCCTGGGGATTTCCGCTCACTCCGGCCTTGGCGGCCGCTTCCTTGGCGGCCGGCGTTCCCAGGGTTTCGTAAGCCTTGGAATGCTTGGCGGACTGCCATTTACCGTATTGATTACCCTTCTTTTTGCTCATGTGACAGATTTTACACTTGGAAGCGCCGATGTAGTTGTGGTCGGCTCCCATGACGCTGAAACTCAGAGCCAAGACCACGATCAACGCCACCGTCAGCAGGCCGATCATCCTCTTCATGCAATCCTCACTTGAATGGTTATGACATTATGGGGAGTTAGCAATTCATTTAATAAAGAAATTCCCGGCACTTCGTGCCACCGGAATTTCTAACTGCAAAACAACAAAAGCGGGACCCCCCGAGCAAGCTCAGGGGAATTCTATCGATTAAACTCCCCAAACCGAAAAATGTTATAGTCAATCTCTTTGACGATCAAGTTGCATTCTTATTCAACCTTACCACTTCCTGATGTTGTCCCGCTCAAAATCCCACCACATGGAGTTTCCAGAGGCAATCGACATGTTGACCATGTGCGCCACGGAGCAGGCGCGGTGGCCGACCTCGGCGTTTTCCAGCGGGGTGTTGCGGTTCTTGATGCAGCCGACCCAGTGCTCCAGGTGGGCCTTGGTGCTGTCGCCCTCGCCGCCGGACATGATGACTTCGGGTTTCCTGGCCGCCGAGCGCGCACGGGCTTTCTCTTCGTACTCGATCATCTTGGGATCGGCGTAGTAAGCGTCATCGAGACTTTTCTCCCAGCTGCGGACCACCCAGCGGTCGTTTTCGACAGGGGTTTCGGGATGGAAAGTCAGCCGTCCGCCGATCTCCAGACTGCCCTCGGTGCCCAGCACCTGGAAACCGGAGCCGCTGGTCATGGTATTGTTGAACGTACCCGACATGTTGACCATGAAGCCTTCCCTGTATTTCAGCGAGGCGTTGATCGAATCGGGAACATCGCGGCTGGTTTTCCAGCGGTAGAGATCGCCCATGCCCATCACCTGCACGGGCGCCGGAACGTCCATCAGGTAATGGATCGTGGTGCAGAGGTGGACGAACAGGTCGGTGGCGATACCGCCCGAGTAGTCCTGGTAGCATCTCCAGCGGAAGAAACGCGGGAGATCGAATGCGCGCTGGGGCGCCGGGCCCAGGAATTTTTCCCAGTCCACCGTGCTGCGGTTGGCATCGGGCGGGATCGGATAGATCCACGCGCCGCCGGCGGTGTTGCGGTTGAAATAGGCGCGGATCATCGTGATCTGGCCCAGCTTGCCGCTGCCGATAACGTCGCGGGCTTTCTGCTGGATTCCGCTGGAGATACCCTGGCTGCCGACCTGGAACACACGGTCACTGGCTTTGACCGCGTTGATGATCTCGATCCCTTCATCGACATTGTAGGTCAGCGGCTTTTCGATATAGACGTCCTTACCGGCTTCGACAGCCTCGATAGCCATCTGCTTGTGCCAGTGGTCGGGCGTGGCGATCACGACCGCGTCCACACTCTTGTCCTGCAGGATCCGGCGATAGTCTTCGACCGCTTTGGGGCGGCCGTTGGCGCGGGAGATCGCGCGTTTCACGCGGCCTGTGTAGGCATCGCAGACATTAACGATTTCCAGGCCCGGAATCTGGATCATCGAATCCATAATCTGCTGGGCGCGCGCACCGACCCCGATAAAACCGACCGTAATCTTGTCCGAGGGCGGGACCGCACCGAAGAGGCTGGAGTTGCCCGCGGCGATCATCGCCCCCAGACCCCCGGCGAACGCCGCTCCGCCTCTGATAAACGACCGACGGTTAATCTGTTTTTCCCTGGACTCCATGCATTCCCCCTGTTGGACAGGTTGACTGGTTCAGTGCAGCCGGTAACCGGAAATGCCGGGACCGGTGCGTTACGTGTGGTATTTTCGCTGCAGTCAGGTTCGTTGACGGTTCAAATCAGTCCAGCGATACGGGAAACCGATGCCCTGCTTGCGGATACAGTGTCACCGGGCGGGTAACGGCCGCACCGGCTCGGTGATATTATTTCAGCGGATTCCGAAAATTTCCGTAGCGTGATGCGAGCCAGAGTATTGCGGCTGTCACAAATGAGCTTAACCACGGATGACAGTGATGTCAATAGTTTTCGAGCTTCAAGGCCAGAGTTGATTTGCCCGGAGGTCCGCTGCGGCGGCACCGATCTTGCCGTAAGAAATTAAGTTGAGTCTTCCGCTGTCCGGTGTTATTTTAGCCAACTTGAAGGGAACTGTTTGGGAAGGGCGGCGGTAATACAAACGTAGCTGAACCAGACGCGCGGAACAATAAATTTTACCTTATCCCATATAATGATCCGGAAAACCGTACCGGCCTGTCTGATCCTGCTGGCTTCATTTATCACGGGCGTCTCTGCGGCTGATTTCAGCGCGATGAGGCCCGTGCCGCTGTCCCTGTTACGCAATCATCCCCACGGCTCGCTGCCCAACCCCGACGCTCCCGCGCTGAAAAGTTTCATGGACGGCAACCCGGCCGGAACGATGCTGGCGGCAGAAGCATGGCCGGTCCACTACAGGATCGGCGTGGTGCGGATCGAGTTCCAGCCCGACGAGAATCCGGCCACAACCGGCAACGGCACCTGGGGCGATATCCCGTTTTTCACGTTCAGCGACAGCACTTCCGGCCTAGTTGTGGAAGACCCCACGGTCGATTCGCGCTCCAAACTCTACATCCAGCGTAACCTCCTGCACGTCTCCCAGTACTACGAAAAAGTGAGCGGCGGCAAGGTGATTTTCGAGGTCCCCGACAGTGCGGATATCAGCAGGATCTACCAGCTCGACGTCGAACTGAAAGAGTACGGCAACGACGACGACTACAGCCTGCGCACCAGCCGGTTCGCAACCGATGCGATCGCCGCGGCCGACAACGAGCTGGATTTCAGCCAGTACGACGTGGTGATGGTCTTCCACGCCGGCTGCGGCCAGCACACGGATTTCGACGAGAAGTCGCCCGACGACCTGCACCCGGTGTCGATCAACCATATCCTGCTGCGCGAGATCCTGGCCGACGGCGACCCAAGCTATCAGGGAATCGAGACCAACGATACCGACCCCGACGGCGGCACGCACCATGTGCAGTTCATCCAGATTTTCCCCGAGACAGCAGTGCAGGACTGGGAAGAGGAAGGCAATCCCCAAGGGGCACTACAAGGCCTGCTGGGCGTGATGGTCCACGAATTGGGGCATTTTTTCGGCCTGCCGGACCTCTACGACACATTTACCGGCTCCCGTCCCACCATCGGGTTTTA
Above is a genomic segment from Candidatus Glassbacteria bacterium containing:
- a CDS encoding cytochrome C554; protein product: MKRMIGLLTVALIVVLALSFSVMGADHNYIGASKCKICHMSKKKGNQYGKWQSAKHSKAYETLGTPAAKEAAAKAGVSGNPQEAAQCLKCHVTGYDAPAARKEAKWDKTEGVTCESCHGAGADYAPMKVMKDQEASVAAGMIIPTVETCKGCHNEQSPTFKEFNCAEAYAKVAHDNPATEGGGSLQGCN
- a CDS encoding Gfo/Idh/MocA family oxidoreductase → MESREKQINRRSFIRGGAAFAGGLGAMIAAGNSSLFGAVPPSDKITVGFIGVGARAQQIMDSMIQIPGLEIVNVCDAYTGRVKRAISRANGRPKAVEDYRRILQDKSVDAVVIATPDHWHKQMAIEAVEAGKDVYIEKPLTYNVDEGIEIINAVKASDRVFQVGSQGISSGIQQKARDVIGSGKLGQITMIRAYFNRNTAGGAWIYPIPPDANRSTVDWEKFLGPAPQRAFDLPRFFRWRCYQDYSGGIATDLFVHLCTTIHYLMDVPAPVQVMGMGDLYRWKTSRDVPDSINASLKYREGFMVNMSGTFNNTMTSGSGFQVLGTEGSLEIGGRLTFHPETPVENDRWVVRSWEKSLDDAYYADPKMIEYEEKARARSAARKPEVIMSGGEGDSTKAHLEHWVGCIKNRNTPLENAEVGHRACSVAHMVNMSIASGNSMWWDFERDNIRKW